ATCACTTAGACTAGGGACTAGAACCAACCATGTGTATATAAGATgaattatcaaaattaaaatataaaaggggGATTTTAATTCAGCAAATGAAAAGAGATATTACATGCAAAGAAATATACACAAGACCATTGGTAATTTCTTATCATTTACTCTCCAATCTagataaaaaaatgaagtcaagGAAAAAGTCATTCCTGAGAAACAGATACCAAGGGAGTTTCTCATGATTGACCTAGCTTACAGGACGAGCTGGAAAATGCTCCCTATGTAGAAAGATTGCTAAGTAGTGGCACAAAGCATCTGATAATATACATCTCCATTGGGATAAAAGAGAGGTTAGATGCTGCTGCCATGTGACACAGCAAATGAGAAGGGTCAGGACACTAGAGAAAGAGACTTCCAAAAAGAGGAAGACCGGCTAGTGTTGGAAATTATATGTGTTCATTAGACCTGGTGAAGACCGGAGAGGGCCAAAAGGGTGAACGGTATGGGTCACTTCTTCCCCTCAGGTGAAACAATGGGTTCAGCGTGTGTCAGGGAGTGGGGACACATGAGAAAATGGGAATGTATGGAGAGAAGATAGAATGGAGGGAATGTCATTAAACACAAGATGCATGCCATTCACTGAACAGAATTTTCCAGAACTgtccaaagaaaggaagaatttgaAACCGTGTAAACATAAAATCAGGGAATAAGAATCAAGTCTGGAGGCGGAGACTAGATGGCCacaagaaggaaatggaagccTTCAAGGTGTTCtgggaggggaaatgggaagaagCCTTCAGCCCTGCTTGGAGGTCTGTCTCTGCAGGTTTCCTGAGCAGGAACATCAGGGGACTGAAGATTGATatcagacacacaggcagagacacaAACAAGCCCGTATCTGGAGGGCAGCTGGCTGGTGAGACATAGGATGGGTGTAAGGAAGGGAGCCATATCCCAGAAGGCATACAGCCAGAGGCAAAGGACCAGAGGGATGAGGCTGGGGAAAAGGACAAGGAGGCCCATTGAGGACTCAAGCTCAAGATTCAAGCTGTTGGCCGGTGCCAGAGAGAACCTTAACTCAACAGAACTCCAGAATGTGCAACAAGAAAATGATGTTCTCTTTTCTACTTCTCACATTGGTGTAGCCACCAAGACTTCATTCCTGCTTGGAGATATCTGTGGTAATCAAGGACCCTTGACAAATTCATGATTTGCCAGGCCAGGCTTTAAAGGTCCTCTGAATTTTGATTCTAACTGTGGCTTCATATTGCTGGAGTTTTAAGGAATACATTGGAGTCAGTGCAATATGGGCTCCTTTTGTGTCCAGCCATGCATTGTGATACAAGAGGAGCAACTTCATGagcagaggaggtggaggaggcagcACCACTGTAAACCCAAGGAGGAAGTCTGCAGAGCTATCCCTTTTGCCCATCTTTGTACTAGAATAATGTAAGGAGGAGTCAACACACAGTTTCTAAGGATTGCAGTCTTAGATGCTCAGAGGGAACTCCCTACCGCACTGACATTAGATTCAGTGATGGAAGGGGCCATGGAGAAATCTGCTGTTATGTAGTGCACTGGGAGGTGCTGACAATGATTCACATGCTTGCTCAAGGACTCTTTTGTCAAACCAAAGTGAAAGGGATTCAGGCTTTATCCAAGTAAGAATCATTTGCTTTATCATGTCAATAAATGCCtcattcacatttttaaatgcttgAAAAATAATGGAGCACTCATGAGACATGGGATACAGAGTGGACATATGTTTATGTTCATGGATTAGTGGGTAAAATGGTTAAAGGATGGAATAAAAGAGTGACGTGGGGATGTGGCAACTCAGAAAAGCCAAAGAAATaggataataaataaagaagtaaaataaagaaacttggTGTCTTCCAAGGAGAGTAGTTTCTTTCTATGATGCTGACATGATCCCTACTTGCCTCCTTTCTTCACGAGACGGTATCGCTGTCCCAGCCGCCACAGGGCGTCCTTCACATCCTTGTTCCGCAGACTGTAGATGAGGGGGTTGAGCATGGGGATGACCAGGGTGTAGAAGACAGAGATCACTTTGCCCTGTGCCATGGATGCCACTGCTCCCGGCTGTGCATACATGACAAACACAGTTCCATAAAACAAGGACACAGCCATCATATGAGAGCCACAGGTGGAGAAGACTTTGTGTCTCCCAGATCCTGAGTGCATCCTGAGGATGGTCATGGTGATGTAGCCATAGGAAACCAGCACAGCTAAGGTAGTGCTCACAATGATGAACCCACAGAGGCCGAAGAGCAGGAGCTCATTGAGAGCTGTGCTGCTGCAGGCCAACTCAAGCAATGGGGGCACGTCACAGTAGAAGTGGTCAATACGGTTGGAACTGCAGAAGGGCAGATGGAACGTGAGGCTGGTCTGCACAATGGAGTTCAGGCAGCCTCCACAGTAGGTACCCAGCACCAGACGGGCACAGGTCATAGGACACATGGTCACAGGGTACCTCAGGGGACTGCAGATGGCCATGAAACGGTCATAGGCCATCACAGCTAAGAGGAAAGCCTCAGTGGTAGCcaacaaggagaaaaagaagagctgAGTGGCACATCCCTCAAAGCTGATGACctttgaggaggaaaggaagatggCCATGGCTTTGGGGGCAATGACAGAGGAGTAGCAGAGGTCGACAAAGGACAGGCTcttgaggaagaagtacatgggggagTGCAGGCGGGCATCCAGGGTGATGACCACGATCATGGTGAGGTTGCCCATGACGGTCAGCACGTACAGGGCCAGGAAGACAACAAAGAGCAGGGCCTGGGTCTCTGCGCCTCCCCCAAATCCCACCAGCACGAACCCCTGCAAGGACACTGCCGAGAGACTTCCATTTCCATGGACTGCTGTGGCCATGGGTGGGGACAGAGGCGGAGGtagatgaaggaagagagagggagcagaTCTCAACTATGCCGTCGGGTGTTCCGCAGGCTGCAGGAGCCTGTCGGTGCCATGCTGCCCACCGTGCAACAGTTCACTAACTGCTTTGATCTCCTTCCGGTTGAGCTATGATGACCTGAAAAGGGACATTTTCTCTGACTTTTAAATTCATGAGGATGTGCTGAACCTCATGGTTCAGTTCTGGCCAGGAAGCTGAACTATGGATCTGAGGTGGGAAAGAGACTTCTGGAGCTGGGTGATTCTCAGGTACAGACAGCCTTCAGCATCCATAACACTGCCTCTGGGTTGTGTGCTTTCTACCCCCAGGGATATTCCTGAGTAGCACCATTTGACGAGCCACCCCTAAACCCCACTTTAACCCTCCATCTCACTCATGGACGGAGGATCTGCTGACTTTCCAGAACTGGGTTGGGTGATCTTGTCATCTCCAGGCACGACTCGGGGTAGGAAAATGGCTCTCACCCTGAGACTGTGCCTGTGTCCCCTGCAGGGCGTTGACCTCACCTAGACAGTTCTGACCGACCCCAAGCCTGGTTCACAGTTGCAATCACCCTGCAGAGCCTCTGCTTGCTTGAGGTTGTAAAGGGTTCCtgccaatcaatcaatcaatacgTGGTCAGTGGGCCGTGTTGGCCCATGTTCTGAGAAACAGCGGGACTGGCGCTCATGCATATTTGAGACCTGTTCGTGGCTTCCCTCTTGACCCCCCGCCAACCCTGCTACTGCTCCCCTTCAGCTTTAGGGTTTAAAGTATGTTTCTCATTCTAAGTTGAAAATCAGACAAGACTGGCCCCCGCCTAATGTCTTATGCCCACCCATGGTTACTTTCTTATCATCCAAGGGACCACCACAGTAGGACTTGAGCATCCTGTTTGTTACTCACCATGGCTTACTACTTTGAAAGTCCCTGAGATTGATGCAGAAGGCTGCTGGTGCTAGGAGCTTGGCTAGTTAGGGGTAGGTGAGTGTCTAATTTTTATCACTCTTGAGTCTCAAGAAAGTCTCTAGCTGGGAtgggtttggtttttgaaaaACCCACCACTGCCATCCTCCATGTACCATATACAGTGGGGACATGGATCTTGGAGTGCCCCCTTTGAGCCTACCATTTGCTATTCAGTCAACTTTCCCAGTGCAAGCTCAAATGTATACATGGGGCATTGTGCTTACTCTTCAACACACCCACCAAGTATCTTGGTACTGACTACATGGGCTTTCTCTGTGGTAAATGTGATGGAAATGCCCATGCCACATCTGgacctctgcttccttctgtaaCAAAGACAAATCTGATCTCTGTTTGCCAAGGGTGCAGGGTTCCCACAGAATCAGTGGAAAGAACAACTGGTTGACCGTGGCAGGATGGGACAGCCTGTGCTCCCCTCAACCCTGCCCCTCCTGAACCAGCACCATCATAGCCTCTTGTGAACTGACTGGACACAGAGCTTTCTCTGGCTACAGAGGCAGAGCTTTTGTATAAGAAACTAGGCCTATGGTGGCGGCTCCAGTACTACCAGCTCTGAACTGGGCTACACCAGGGCTCTCAGGACAGGAGCGTTTCTGCTGCGGCAGCAAGCTATCTCTTTCTGCTGAATGCTGGCCCTCCTGCCTTGTAGCTATGGCGTTTCCTACATTTGCAGTCTTGACAGGTGACACACTTACCATTTCTAGGTGAGAATCCAGTCCACAGCAAGAATGCACAGccagcaggacaggctccaaagccacagagaaaccttatctcgaaaaaccaaaaaaaaaaaaaaaaaaaaaaaaaaaaagaaaaagaaaaagaaaagaaaaaaaagaaaagaaaagaatgcacaGCCAGCACCTATCTCCCAGGGTCCTCGGGCTGGCAAGCGTGGTCTTCACTGAAAATGGGCATCAGTCACTGTGTCTGTTCTTAAAgttatttatgattttgttggcAGTGGAGTGAGCTGAGTGTGGACCTAACTGGGTCCCTGTGTCCCTGTGCTGATCTGGTTTGCATGCTCTTGCTATCTCAGACTCTGGTTCCATTGAAGACAGAGGGCTCCTGCCTCTTTTGCCTTGGTTCCCCCCAGGTCCCTCTCAGATGGGCAGTGCGTGCAGGATTCACTCTGCTTGGGAGGGTTCTTTGCATCTGGCAGGGCTGGGATTCTTGGCCTCCAGTGTCCAATTAGGAAGATGCTGTCCTCTGTGATGGCTGgaactccacccccacccctgggaTCCAGAGGTGCAGCATTGGCTCTGGCCGATCTCTTCCTCATTGCGTCCTCTCCTGGCTGACTGACTGGAAGCTCTGGTCCTCAGAGACCTGAAGAAGAACCCTcagaaataaggcagagtcagCTCAGAAGGACCAATGCCCTCATTAGAACAGTCATCAAAGCAGTACAGTTTGGCCCCTCACCCAGTCCTTCCCCTGCTGCTCCCATCTGCTTAAAGAACTCAGCTCCTTGAAGCACATACAATTCCTGCTTAAAGGAACTCAAAATCCAGGCCAGTAGTTAGTAACAGCTATCTGCTCTAAGGGAAAGTGCATCTTCCAGACTGCAGTGAACCCATAGTTTCCCCTAGCTGCCATGTGTCCCCCAGGTAACTGCACACCCGTGGCTTTGGTTGGCATCTTCCTACAGCTGGATCACAGTATCACTAGCCCCACACTTGACATCCACCATGATAAGACATCAGCGCTCAcatcttttttaataatttaattttcaagCTACGTACATATGTTGAGCAGCTTCCCCCTTGCACCCTTATACCCACACTTCACTTAGTCGGTGCCCGCGTGGCTGCTTCGCCTTTCCCCAGACAGTCTGACTTCCACTTTTgtgacatgtacacacatggttTGATGTGcctatataaaatctaggatcCACAGATCAGAGGAAGCATGGCTCTTGTCTTAAGTTACGTAATATGAGTATGTTCAGATGTTCCCAATTTCTGAGAGATGAAATAGCTTGATTCTACTTACGGTGGCAAAAGTCCCACTGTGCGTGCACACCACGCTTTCCTCATCTATTCCTCTGCTGCGGGACACCCAGGTCACTTGCATGGCTCGGCTATGATAACGGGTGCTGCAGTCAACAGtgatgtgcaagtgtctctggGATGTGTCGGCCAAGGGTCCTTCAGGTCAATACCCAGGAAGGCTGCTGTGGGATCATGTAGAAGACCTGTTGTTGGTTGTTTGAGAAACCTCCGTAGTCACTTCCATAGTGACTGGACTAATTTATATTCCTATCAGCAACGTATAGGGGTCCCCTTAGGTCTACATCCTCACTAGcatccattgttttttttttaatttttcttaatgacTCTCAGTAAgacaatttcatttctttaacaaAATTGTCATACTCTGAGGTAAGATTGAGTCttggtgttttttcttttaagatttattttctattttatgtgtatttgcctgcatgtacgtatgTGCATCCCAATGTGTGCAGAGCCtcggaggctggaagagggtgttgaatctcctggaactggagttacagatgtttgtgagctgccattgagttcctctgcaagagtaccaagtgcttttaaccactgaaccatgtctAATCCCTTCCCTGTAGTCTTAGTTTGCACTTCTCTGATGGCTAGTGAAGTTAAGCATCTCCTGTGTGTTTATTGGCTATTTGTGTTCCATCTTCTGAGAAAtggttctttgtttcatttattgattgggtcatttgatttttgttgaaacatatttccttctttttattgaCTGAGAATTTCATTCATGAATATAATGTGTTTTGCTCAAATCTACACTCTAtctgctcccctatccccacCACCACTTTCCCTTGCTACTTTATATGTGCTCATGTGCGCTCTCTCTCAATTCTCTGAGTTCAGTTAGTGCTGCCTGTATGTACATGGGTGTGGAACCATGTAGCTTaggttctgttttggtttttagtgTTTGTCATACTCTAGATACTAATCCTGCTATATTAATAATGTGAGAATATTTTTGATTAACTGTGTACTTGGCGTagagacttttgttttgtttgtttgctttactcTAATGAGGTTTTATTTATGAACTGTTGGCCTTATCTTCTGAGAAGCTGGAGTCTTCCTGAGAATGTCCTTGCTGATATCCGCGTTTCTCATGGGTCACTTCTGGGTTTGAGGCCTCTGTCAAGCTTGTCCATGTGAGTGACAAGGGTACTGCCTCTTTGTTCCTCTAGTGACAGCCAGACTGACATGATCCATTTCGTCCTGGCCTGGAATATATCAGGGACAGAATCGTCTGTGCTTCTGCTGTTCCTGCCATTTGTGTCCTATGAGTAGCATTCTAAGTTATGCAGCAGTCAGCAACAGCGGTACTGtttcctgtttcccttcagaagcATGGAGTATGTCTCTGCATGGCACATGGAGGCCTGGGTTTCTCATCCCTCAAAACAAGTTGCTCTCCATCATCCTCATACAATGTGTCTGGTAGACAAGGTGAGCTGTTTAGAGAACACATCTATTCCTCTTGGCGAGGCTGTACCTGTGTTCCTGTGTCTCACATGATTACATTTATGTTTCTGGGAACTCTTGCCCTAATGAAATACTATGTCCTTGAACCCAGCTCTATGAGGGTTCCTAGGCTAACCAGGCTCCACCATGACTCCTATGATAGCAATGGAAACATCTGAGCCCAACATGTCCCTACCTGGGACAGTGTTCCCCATATTGGACAGTCTTCCCCAAAGCTCCTTGAGGAACAGCTTAGGGTCACAGCCACCACTTGCCTCAGTTTTGTCCTCCCGATCATGTTTCCTTTTTGGATAAAACAATATATCTTATTCCAGGGTGGTGCTCAAATGCTCCTGGGAGGATGGGTGAGTTTTCTTTATGTATTGCCCATTTCAGCCAACTAGTTCTCGTGGCCATAGCTATTGAAATATTCATctaattaaattttcatttttaa
This genomic window from Chionomys nivalis chromosome 2, mChiNiv1.1, whole genome shotgun sequence contains:
- the LOC130870091 gene encoding olfactory receptor 12-like, whose translation is MATAVHGNGSLSAVSLQGFVLVGFGGGAETQALLFVVFLALYVLTVMGNLTMIVVITLDARLHSPMYFFLKSLSFVDLCYSSVIAPKAMAIFLSSSKVISFEGCATQLFFFSLLATTEAFLLAVMAYDRFMAICSPLRYPVTMCPMTCARLVLGTYCGGCLNSIVQTSLTFHLPFCSSNRIDHFYCDVPPLLELACSSTALNELLLFGLCGFIIVSTTLAVLVSYGYITMTILRMHSGSGRHKVFSTCGSHMMAVSLFYGTVFVMYAQPGAVASMAQGKVISVFYTLVIPMLNPLIYSLRNKDVKDALWRLGQRYRLVKKGGK